One segment of Zonotrichia albicollis isolate bZonAlb1 chromosome 4, bZonAlb1.hap1, whole genome shotgun sequence DNA contains the following:
- the LOC102065653 gene encoding extracellular serine/threonine protein kinase FAM20C, translating into MRWRLQMFLQRKLKISFLFLVFLALLVHLVVDFALPTTRRSCGCNTKASKAVGVPSGSPMPAGLKKLSLRILQDFSGSNGSLEKSSQPERAGLHARAGEPGVQQQHGEANAGWSKGSKLAALFEHPLYNIPLPEVTEKDKLFVVNPMERFSLHSSGSDEWVSSSKAEALLPTGKTAYDTYPTWLKFHIGINRYELYPRRDPLLPALLRDLATQRIVSSVQKSGGTQLKLIMTFPNYGQALFKPMKQTRDQETPIDFFYFSDFERHNAEIAAFHLDRILDFRRIPPVSGRLVNITKEIRDITTDKKLAKTFFISPAGNVCFYGECSYYCSTEHALCGKPDRLEGSMAALLPDKTLAKRRSWRSPWRRSYHKSKKAEWELNPNYCAQVRETPPYDRGHRLLDLIDMAILDFLMGNMDRHHYETFEKFGNDTFLLHLDNGRGFGTHSRDEPSILAPLQQCCSIKKSTYLRLQLLATEPYRLSDVLREALAAEPLAPVLAEPHLQALDRRLGKVLLAVRHCLARAAHQEKVLVDDVGSWV; encoded by the exons ATGCGGTGGCGGCTGCAAATGTTTCTCCAGAGGAAACTTAAAATCAGCTTTCTCTTTCTTGTGTTCTTGGCCCTTCTCGTGCACCTGGTGGTGGATTTTGCTCTCCCCACAACCCGCAGGTCCTGTGGCTGCAATACTAAAGCATCAAAAGCTGTGGGTGTCCCGTCAGGCAGCCCCATGCCGGCTGGCCTCAAAAAGCTGAGCCTGCGGATCCTTCAGGATTTCAGCGGAAGCAACggctccttggagaaaagttcCCAGCCAGAGAGAGCGGGGCTGCACGCAAGGGCTGGAGAGCCAGGggtccagcagcagcatggagaGGCGAATGCAGGGTGGTCCAAGGGATCAAAGCTGGCAGCACTCTTCGAGCATCCTCTTTACAACATCCCACTCCCAGAGGTGACAGAGAAGGACAAGCTGTTTGTCGTCAACCCCATGGAGAGGTTCAGCCTGCACAGCAGCGGGAGTGATGAATG GGTCAGCAGCAGTAAAGCCGAGGCGCTCCTCCCGACAGGGAAGACAGCCTATGACACCTACCCCACGTGGCTCAAATTCCACATCGGCATCAACCGCTATGAGCTGTACCCCCGCCGGGACCCCTTGCTGCCCGCGCTGCTCCGGGATCTGGCCACGCAGAGGATCGTCAGCTCAG TCCAGAAGTCCGGCGGGACCCAGCTCAAGCTCATCATGACGTTCCCAAACTATGGGCAGGCCCTCTTCAAGCCCATGAA GCAGACCCGGGACCAGGAGACCCCCATTGATTTCTTCTACTTCTCAGACTTTGAGCGGCACAATGCAGAGATTGCAGCCTTCCACCTGGACAG GATTCTGGATTTCCGGCGAATCCCCCCAGTTTCTGGCCGTTTGGTCAACATAACAAAGGAAATTCGGGACATCACCACAGACAAGAAACTGGCCAAGACTTTCTTCATCTCCCCAG CGGGAAACGTCTGCTTCTACGGGGAGTGCTCCTACTACTGCTCCACGGAGCACGCCCTCTGTGGCAAACCGGACCGGCTGGAGGGCTccatggctgccctgctccccgaCAAGACCCTGGCCAAGcgccgctcctggcgcagcccCTGGCGCCGCTCCTACCACAAGAGCAAGAAGGCTGA GTGGGAGCTGAACCCCAACTACTGTGCTCAGGTGCGAGAGACGCCGCCCTACGACAGGGGCCACCGCCTCCTCGACCTCATCGACATGGCAATCCTCGATTTCCTCATGG GCAACATGGACCGGCACCACTATGAGACCTTTGAGAAATTTGGGAATGACACTTTCCTGCTCCACCTGGACAACGGTCGCGG CTTCGGCACACACTCCCGCGATGAACCGTCCATCCTGGCCCCCCTCCAGCAATGCTGCAG CATCAAGAAGTCGACTTACCTgcggctgcagctgctggccaccgAGCCCTACCGGCTGAGTGACGTGCTGCGGGAGGCGCTGGCCGCGGAGCCGCTGGCCCCCGTCCTGGCTGAGCCCCACCTGCAGGCGCTGGACCGGCGCCTGGGGAAGGTGCTGCTGGCCGTGCGACActgcctggccagggcagcCCACCAGGAAAAGGTGCTGGTGGATGATGTGGGGTCGTGGGTGTGA